One genomic segment of Vicinamibacterales bacterium includes these proteins:
- a CDS encoding amidohydrolase: MKKALFVIALTLLPIPMQAQTAPAANPLAADVDRLSAELNPQVVAWRRDFHKNPELGNRETRTSKVIADQLRKLGFEVTTNVATTGVVGVLRGGLPGPVVALRSDMDALPVAEQGDLPFKSTAKAQWNGQEVGVMHACGHDNHMAILLGTATALARMKDRLPGTVKVIFQPAEEGPPPGETGGAEQMVKESVLENPKVDAVFGLHVFPYPAGTIVYRPGPLMASADSFLIKIKGRQTHGAVPWGGVDPIVIGSQVVVSLQSIISRMVNITEAPAVVTVGRFTGGNRSNIVPEMVELEGTVRAFDENVRKSIHERIRAIAINYAEAAGATATVEFGLGYPVTRNDPALTERMLPTLRRAAGADNVRLGPLTGTAEDFSYFQQKVPGLFVFLGVTPRDQDYTKVPQNHSPLFFADESALPVGVKVMTNLALDYLFGGK; encoded by the coding sequence ATGAAAAAAGCACTGTTCGTCATCGCGCTCACCCTGCTGCCGATCCCAATGCAGGCTCAGACGGCCCCGGCCGCCAATCCGTTAGCTGCCGATGTGGACCGGCTCTCGGCCGAGCTCAACCCTCAGGTGGTGGCGTGGCGGCGGGATTTCCACAAGAACCCCGAGTTAGGGAACCGCGAGACGCGCACGTCCAAGGTGATCGCCGACCAACTGCGGAAGCTCGGCTTCGAGGTCACGACCAATGTGGCGACCACCGGTGTGGTGGGCGTGCTGCGCGGCGGGTTGCCCGGCCCCGTGGTGGCGTTGCGGTCCGACATGGACGCGTTGCCCGTGGCGGAGCAGGGCGACCTGCCGTTCAAGTCCACCGCCAAGGCGCAGTGGAACGGCCAGGAAGTCGGCGTCATGCACGCCTGTGGCCACGACAACCACATGGCGATCCTGTTGGGCACTGCGACCGCGCTGGCGCGGATGAAGGATCGCCTGCCGGGCACGGTGAAGGTGATCTTCCAGCCCGCCGAAGAAGGCCCGCCACCAGGCGAGACCGGTGGCGCCGAGCAGATGGTGAAGGAAAGCGTGCTCGAGAACCCGAAAGTGGATGCGGTGTTCGGCCTCCACGTGTTTCCGTATCCGGCCGGCACGATCGTCTATCGCCCGGGTCCGTTGATGGCGAGCGCCGACAGTTTCCTGATCAAGATCAAGGGTCGCCAGACGCATGGTGCGGTGCCGTGGGGCGGCGTCGATCCGATCGTGATCGGCTCGCAAGTGGTGGTGTCGCTGCAATCGATCATCAGCCGGATGGTGAATATCACCGAGGCACCCGCGGTCGTCACGGTGGGGCGGTTCACCGGCGGCAACCGCTCCAACATCGTTCCAGAAATGGTGGAGCTCGAAGGCACGGTCCGCGCCTTCGATGAGAACGTGCGCAAGAGCATCCACGAGCGCATTCGCGCGATCGCCATCAATTACGCGGAGGCGGCCGGCGCCACGGCGACGGTGGAGTTCGGCCTGGGCTATCCCGTGACGCGCAACGACCCGGCGTTGACCGAGCGGATGCTGCCGACGCTGCGCCGCGCGGCCGGCGCCGACAACGTGCGGCTGGGCCCGCTCACCGGTACCGCGGAAGACTTCTCGTACTTCCAGCAGAAGGTGCCGGGCCTGTTCGTGTTCCTCGGCGTGACACCCCGTGACCAGGACTACACGAAAGTGCCGCAAAATCATTCGCCGTTGTTCTTCGCCGACGAGTCGGCGTTGCCGGTCGGCGTGAAGGTGATGACCAACCTCGCGCTCGACTACCTGTTTGGCGGGAAGTAG
- a CDS encoding ABC transporter substrate-binding protein, with the protein MIVGCALWALAPVRLPGQGAGEIVLGMSAAFSGPSAELGRGIRTGVELMLRRVNEAGGIGGRRLRLAALDDSYQADPVKDNMLRLIDREQAVAVIGNVGTQGASVAVPIANERKVLLFGTFSGADLLRKTPPDRYVINLRASYAEETSVMVRGLFKRGIKPQEIAFFTQNDAYGDSGFAGAVQALNEAGFHDTKSLAHGRFDRGTLAVESGVMALVEARVRPKAVIMVGTYAANARFIRLARQLLPSALFLNVSFVGSAALNQALGADGEGVIITQVVPHYDSPLPGVREYRQSLARFAPETPPSFIALEGYLAAKALVEGLRRASPNITRERLVEALESGPIDIGIGTPLRYSRTEHQGSHQVWLTVIRNQKFVPLDW; encoded by the coding sequence GTGATCGTGGGGTGCGCCCTGTGGGCGCTGGCCCCGGTGCGCCTGCCCGGGCAGGGCGCCGGCGAGATCGTGCTCGGCATGTCGGCGGCATTCAGCGGCCCGTCGGCGGAACTCGGCCGCGGCATTCGCACCGGTGTCGAGTTGATGCTGAGGCGCGTGAACGAGGCCGGCGGCATCGGCGGCCGCCGCCTGCGGCTCGCGGCACTGGACGACTCGTACCAGGCCGATCCCGTCAAGGACAACATGCTCCGGCTGATCGATCGCGAGCAGGCGGTGGCCGTGATCGGCAATGTCGGCACTCAGGGCGCGAGCGTCGCGGTGCCGATCGCCAACGAGCGCAAAGTGTTGCTGTTCGGCACGTTCTCGGGCGCCGACTTGCTGCGCAAGACTCCACCGGACCGCTACGTCATCAACCTGCGGGCCAGCTACGCCGAAGAGACCAGCGTCATGGTGCGCGGGTTGTTCAAGCGAGGCATCAAGCCCCAGGAGATCGCGTTCTTCACGCAGAACGATGCCTACGGCGACTCCGGCTTTGCCGGCGCGGTGCAGGCGCTCAACGAGGCCGGATTTCACGACACCAAGAGCCTGGCGCACGGCCGTTTCGACCGCGGCACCCTCGCCGTCGAGAGCGGGGTGATGGCGCTGGTCGAGGCGCGCGTGCGGCCCAAGGCCGTGATCATGGTGGGCACCTATGCCGCCAACGCCCGGTTCATCCGGCTGGCCAGGCAGTTGCTGCCGTCGGCGCTGTTCCTGAATGTGTCGTTCGTTGGCTCGGCCGCGCTCAACCAGGCGTTGGGCGCCGATGGCGAGGGCGTCATCATCACGCAGGTGGTCCCGCACTACGATTCGCCGTTGCCGGGGGTGCGAGAGTATCGACAGTCGCTCGCCAGGTTCGCCCCGGAGACCCCGCCATCGTTCATCGCGCTCGAAGGCTACCTGGCCGCCAAGGCCCTGGTTGAAGGCCTGCGCCGGGCGTCGCCGAACATTACCCGAGAGCGGCTCGTCGAGGCGCTCGAGAGCGGTCCGATTGACATCGGCATCGGTACCCCGCTGCGCTACAGCCGCACGGAGCATCAGGGGAGCCACCAGGTGTGGCTGACGGTCATCCGCAATCAGAAGTTCGTGCCGCTCGACTGGTAG
- a CDS encoding cache domain-containing protein: MVRPAFLQPPWSSARIAVGAACIVGAIATLALGLNYQRSLGQTLATARDRARSEADRAAGVIDGELRRFELAVTGVAGAVNSGRPDTSALLEQLRQGIDRTPQMAGLGAAFLPLAHDPNLRLFAPYLRRRGDAVDLIQLDTLYDYLQGNRDWFQLPLKEGRPTWSEPAVADTLGVPAVEFSAPIARGGNAAVGVVHGTMSLTEVNDIVSSLDLGEVGYSFLVSKGGFVISHPFADEYALGMRVFSGMPVDDHGIVEDVIDPVTGEPSWLFTEIVPATGWTLGVVFFKDQSSRSQELRRQQIHFAVALIVTLCLLLALVLEPYRQSHAAVPLWAGAGTGSLVLLLGIAFLWVVSYGVHPPAHESETVFVDKGSVRRFTLDTMRGSLASKGVLPSFVPTGVFIQTMEILSPNNVAVTGYVWQKYARNIPESVARGFVLPDASDREITEAYRTKTADGETIGWYVKATVRQKFDYANYPLDQQEFRLRVWHGDLNRGIVLVPDLEAYKIIHPLARAGIDINFVLPGWAVNRTQFGSSPRIRTTTYGLAAEGDAGTELAFDVVINRRIIEPMFSNLLPLTVSGFMVFSLLLIVKESTRGNVVQTLSAFSGLFFVIILSQLDLRRRVSGASILYIEYYYFVMYGAIVVAALTTLTNGWPGLFPSIERREHFFPKVLFWPVILGVLAVITLVIFY; the protein is encoded by the coding sequence TTGGTTCGTCCCGCATTCCTGCAACCGCCATGGAGCAGCGCGCGCATCGCCGTCGGCGCGGCGTGCATCGTCGGTGCGATCGCGACCCTGGCGCTGGGCCTCAACTATCAGCGATCCCTGGGGCAGACCCTGGCGACGGCCCGTGATCGCGCGCGCAGCGAGGCGGACCGGGCGGCGGGCGTGATCGACGGCGAACTGCGCCGGTTCGAGCTGGCGGTCACCGGAGTGGCGGGAGCTGTCAACAGCGGCCGCCCCGACACCAGCGCATTGCTCGAGCAACTCCGGCAAGGTATCGACCGCACGCCGCAGATGGCCGGCCTCGGCGCTGCCTTTCTGCCGCTCGCCCATGACCCCAACCTGCGGCTGTTTGCTCCCTATCTGCGGCGCCGGGGGGATGCCGTCGATCTGATCCAGCTCGACACGCTCTACGACTACCTGCAGGGCAACCGTGACTGGTTCCAGTTGCCGCTGAAAGAAGGCCGGCCGACGTGGAGCGAGCCGGCCGTGGCCGACACCCTGGGCGTCCCGGCCGTGGAGTTCTCCGCGCCGATCGCGCGCGGCGGCAACGCCGCGGTCGGCGTCGTTCACGGGACGATGTCGCTGACCGAGGTCAACGACATCGTGTCGTCGCTGGATCTCGGCGAGGTCGGCTACAGCTTTCTCGTCTCGAAGGGCGGGTTTGTCATCTCCCATCCCTTCGCCGACGAATACGCGCTGGGTATGCGCGTGTTCAGCGGCATGCCCGTCGACGACCACGGCATTGTCGAGGACGTCATCGATCCGGTGACCGGCGAGCCGAGCTGGCTGTTTACGGAGATCGTGCCGGCGACCGGCTGGACGCTCGGCGTGGTGTTTTTCAAGGACCAGTCGTCGCGGAGCCAGGAACTGCGCCGGCAGCAGATCCACTTTGCCGTGGCCTTGATCGTCACATTGTGTCTGCTGCTCGCCCTGGTGCTCGAGCCGTATCGTCAATCCCACGCCGCGGTCCCGCTGTGGGCCGGCGCCGGCACCGGGTCGCTGGTCCTGCTGTTGGGCATAGCGTTTTTGTGGGTCGTGTCCTACGGCGTCCACCCGCCGGCGCACGAGTCGGAAACGGTGTTCGTGGACAAGGGCAGCGTCCGGCGGTTCACGCTCGACACCATGCGCGGGTCGCTCGCCAGCAAGGGCGTGCTGCCGTCGTTTGTGCCGACCGGGGTCTTCATCCAGACGATGGAGATTCTCAGCCCCAATAACGTCGCCGTGACCGGGTATGTCTGGCAGAAGTACGCGCGCAACATTCCCGAGTCGGTGGCGCGCGGCTTCGTGCTGCCCGACGCGTCGGACCGCGAGATTACCGAGGCGTACCGGACGAAGACGGCGGATGGCGAGACCATCGGCTGGTATGTGAAGGCGACCGTGCGCCAGAAGTTCGACTACGCGAACTACCCGCTCGACCAGCAGGAGTTCCGGCTGCGTGTCTGGCACGGCGACCTCAACCGCGGCATCGTGCTGGTGCCGGACCTCGAGGCCTACAAGATCATCCATCCGCTGGCGCGCGCGGGCATCGACATCAACTTCGTGCTGCCCGGCTGGGCGGTCAACCGCACGCAGTTCGGCAGCAGCCCGCGCATCCGCACGACGACCTACGGCCTGGCCGCTGAAGGCGATGCCGGCACGGAGCTGGCCTTTGACGTGGTCATCAACCGGCGCATCATCGAGCCGATGTTCTCGAACCTGTTGCCGCTGACGGTGTCGGGGTTCATGGTGTTTTCGCTGCTGTTGATCGTGAAGGAGAGCACGCGCGGCAACGTCGTGCAGACGCTGTCGGCGTTCTCGGGCCTGTTCTTCGTCATCATCCTGTCGCAGCTGGACCTGCGGCGGCGCGTCTCCGGCGCCAGCATCCTCTACATCGAGTACTACTACTTCGTGATGTACGGGGCGATCGTCGTGGCCGCGTTGACGACGCTGACCAACGGCTGGCCGGGGCTGTTCCCGTCGATCGAGCGGCGCGAGCACTTTTTCCCCAAGGTGTTGTTCTGGCCTGTCATCCTCGGTGTACTGGCGGTGATCACCCTTGTCATCTTCTACTAG
- a CDS encoding AAA family ATPase gives MRRIAVVNMKGGVGKTTTAVQIASGLAARGTRVLLIDTDPQGNAGHLLGISSPLTVRELMMGSAPVNEVIHRQARTNLDLITATPAAFSLETQLAGTVQRETLLERRLRDVTGVDVMIFDTSPAMSLLTYNALLCADELVVPVGMDTMALAGARQTLDGVHEIRSLWPGRPLSLVAVVPTAVNSQTHASRATIEALAADAEMAPALFLRGIRQCIDLTYAAAAHQTIWEYAPSSRAAEDYGALLDQLDASSDARRNPYEAKQALRGEASPTSEASPTSEASPIRT, from the coding sequence ATGCGCCGGATTGCCGTCGTCAACATGAAGGGCGGTGTGGGGAAAACCACCACCGCGGTGCAGATCGCCTCGGGCCTCGCCGCGCGCGGCACGCGCGTGCTGCTGATCGACACCGACCCGCAGGGCAACGCCGGCCACCTCCTCGGGATCTCGTCACCGCTCACCGTCCGCGAACTCATGATGGGATCGGCCCCGGTCAACGAGGTCATCCACCGCCAGGCCCGCACCAACCTCGACCTCATCACCGCCACGCCCGCGGCGTTCTCACTGGAAACCCAACTGGCCGGCACCGTGCAGCGCGAGACGCTGCTCGAGCGGCGGCTGCGCGACGTGACCGGCGTTGACGTGATGATCTTCGACACCTCGCCGGCCATGAGCCTGCTGACCTACAACGCCCTGCTCTGCGCCGACGAACTGGTGGTGCCGGTGGGCATGGACACCATGGCCCTGGCCGGCGCGCGGCAGACGCTGGACGGCGTGCACGAGATCCGGTCGCTGTGGCCGGGGCGGCCGCTGTCGCTGGTCGCCGTGGTCCCGACCGCGGTGAATTCGCAAACCCACGCCAGCCGGGCGACGATCGAGGCCCTGGCGGCGGATGCGGAAATGGCGCCGGCGCTGTTCTTGCGCGGCATTCGCCAGTGCATTGACCTGACCTATGCCGCCGCCGCGCATCAGACCATTTGGGAGTACGCGCCGTCGAGCCGCGCCGCGGAAGACTACGGCGCGCTGCTCGATCAACTGGATGCGAGTTCGGACGCTCGCAGGAATCCCTACGAAGCGAAGCAAGCCCTACGAGGCGAAGCGAGCCCTACGAGCGAAGCGAGCCCTACGAGCGAAGCGAGCCCAATTAGAACGTGA
- a CDS encoding DUF481 domain-containing protein, with protein sequence MIVALAAAAVPGHALAQPAPAASAQPAGAPKPTVLRLKDNTLLMGHIVREDAETVVFSAGPLGELTIKKSEIVGELPPATVAAAFQAPAAPAPPPSNLGTFAPAGVVKWTRVLGGTGYYLTTPYVQGELDPRYPGLTGKALRLQGAMYQVQTQLSLYRTSDRDIVSFDASDTYAFADNIGEQADNPRVSLGYNRRIGTADKYYGLARHTWYRDGVKKIDYSNQSILGVGIKTINTPKVKLDLVPALALQYDKKGTPFDNDWLLGAGAMEVFQVMVGPVSMIEQKLTVYRAFTESRYYGLESTIGFKGMVTKHIGFNISWAYSLDNSLGLRASPIPANTLFPGQPEFTVLANKRAQSYVTSGLLITF encoded by the coding sequence TTGATCGTTGCGCTGGCCGCCGCCGCGGTGCCAGGCCACGCCCTCGCACAGCCGGCTCCCGCGGCTTCCGCGCAGCCCGCTGGCGCGCCGAAACCAACCGTGCTGCGTCTCAAGGACAACACCTTGCTGATGGGTCACATCGTCCGCGAGGATGCCGAGACCGTGGTGTTCTCGGCCGGTCCGCTGGGCGAGCTGACCATCAAGAAGTCCGAAATCGTCGGGGAACTTCCCCCCGCCACCGTGGCCGCGGCTTTCCAGGCGCCCGCGGCGCCGGCTCCGCCGCCGAGCAACCTCGGCACGTTTGCGCCGGCCGGCGTGGTGAAATGGACGCGCGTTCTGGGCGGCACCGGCTATTACCTGACGACGCCGTACGTCCAGGGCGAGCTCGACCCGCGATACCCGGGACTGACGGGCAAGGCGCTGCGCTTGCAAGGCGCGATGTACCAGGTGCAGACGCAACTGAGCCTCTATCGCACGTCCGACCGCGACATCGTGTCGTTCGATGCCTCGGACACGTACGCGTTCGCCGACAACATTGGCGAGCAGGCCGACAACCCGCGCGTCTCGTTGGGCTATAACCGCCGCATCGGCACGGCCGACAAGTACTACGGACTGGCCCGCCACACGTGGTACCGCGACGGCGTCAAGAAGATCGATTACTCGAACCAGAGCATCCTCGGCGTCGGCATCAAGACCATCAACACGCCCAAGGTGAAGCTGGACCTGGTTCCGGCGCTGGCCCTGCAGTACGACAAGAAGGGCACGCCCTTCGACAACGACTGGCTGCTCGGTGCCGGTGCCATGGAAGTGTTCCAGGTGATGGTCGGCCCGGTCTCGATGATCGAGCAGAAGTTGACCGTGTATCGCGCCTTCACCGAGTCTCGGTACTACGGCCTCGAGTCGACGATTGGCTTCAAGGGGATGGTGACGAAGCACATCGGCTTCAACATTTCGTGGGCCTACAGCCTGGACAACTCGCTCGGCTTGCGCGCCTCGCCGATTCCGGCCAACACGCTGTTCCCGGGCCAGCCGGAATTCACGGTGCTGGCCAACAAGCGCGCCCAGTCGTACGTGACCAGCGGCCTGCTGATCACGTTCTAA
- a CDS encoding DUF697 domain-containing protein has product MPALSSKEARSMSEKETGAMEIVKRNAIYSAGVGIFAIPVVNVAGVAALQIKMLRELAAHYDVPFKQDRVKSIVTSLLGGIISTRLGYGLFAPISHLPLIGPLVGVATLPFFAGGATWAVGKVFIQHFASGGTFLDFDPEKVRGYFSEQFGKAKSTAAAATA; this is encoded by the coding sequence ATGCCCGCACTTTCGTCCAAGGAGGCTCGCAGTATGTCTGAGAAAGAAACCGGCGCAATGGAGATCGTCAAGCGAAACGCAATCTACTCAGCTGGCGTGGGGATTTTCGCGATCCCTGTTGTCAACGTCGCCGGGGTTGCTGCACTCCAGATCAAAATGCTCCGCGAGCTGGCTGCGCACTACGATGTGCCCTTCAAGCAGGATCGCGTCAAGAGCATCGTGACATCGCTGCTCGGCGGCATCATCTCGACGCGTCTTGGCTACGGCCTGTTCGCGCCCATCTCCCACCTGCCGCTGATCGGACCGCTGGTCGGCGTTGCCACGCTGCCGTTCTTCGCCGGCGGGGCGACCTGGGCGGTCGGCAAGGTCTTCATCCAGCACTTCGCGTCGGGCGGCACGTTCCTCGACTTCGACCCCGAAAAGGTTCGCGGCTACTTCAGCGAACAGTTCGGCAAGGCGAAGAGCACCGCGGCAGCAGCCACGGCCTAA
- a CDS encoding condensation domain-containing protein, giving the protein MSAVPRVAALHPLTPSQTGMWLQSAAGDGQDRFVEQAAFCLEGGVNREALGRALQCVVDRHGALRSSILARGLRPFRAVLQEMRVSLREVAAGDDEDAALTALMDAERRRGFPLNRPPLIRFALLTVREERAWLVLSFHHIILDGWSLLILWNEAAAFYAAELAGTSAQLPPAADEGAVAEWLHRRSDADSERFWRSRLAGFAEPTPIASAASPAADEPAEIEHVMAAAAGAAITAAAHACRVSPAIVFEVLWALLLAGRTRRTDVAFAATVSGRPSGIPGIERLVGCFINTVPIRARLDDAGTLRECLARHQEQRAEQAEYEYCSAGQIHQWSELRPGEPICRSLLVYENLRGAGAEAAAEPSVSEAGRRVRGARTGYPVTLLISPGPAPHLRVVYQPGSISTPAARDLMEGLERLALRLPDHLDDGIREWRESVAFVPPSELTAAPSARPPFVAPRTRLEHELATIWEGLFKVAPIGVLDDFFSLGGHSLLVLQMAARLRSAIGAELPLHVLVSETTIEKLARACAVEVNEHAALIPLSAEGDGLPIYCPHPLGGHVLCYGALGRRLVGRHRAWGLQAKGLAGGESPAASWEELIAHHWALLTEARASASSTRHPLDGVALLGYSYGGYIAMELAARARREGATRVPVLLLDVPHPSVIPIEHRLPDAATLLHALCGHALGLDLDQMRRLPADGLTRHVYDAAVTQHLIPRDTPFEQVERVLNVARAHSQLQPPVTAYDFPVVLFRAREGAERISSLPDLGWAGYSAGVTIEWVAGSHETMLDPPYAGNLADLVAKHLT; this is encoded by the coding sequence ATGAGTGCCGTTCCGCGCGTCGCGGCGCTGCATCCGCTGACACCTTCACAAACCGGGATGTGGCTGCAGTCGGCCGCCGGCGACGGCCAGGACCGCTTCGTCGAGCAGGCCGCGTTCTGCCTCGAGGGCGGCGTCAACCGCGAGGCGCTGGGGCGGGCGCTGCAATGCGTGGTTGACCGCCACGGCGCGCTGCGCTCGTCGATCCTGGCCAGGGGCCTGCGGCCGTTCCGCGCGGTGCTGCAGGAGATGCGGGTCAGCCTCCGCGAGGTGGCTGCCGGCGATGACGAGGACGCCGCGCTCACCGCGCTGATGGATGCGGAACGCCGGCGCGGCTTTCCGCTGAACCGTCCGCCGCTGATTCGCTTCGCCCTGCTCACGGTGCGCGAGGAGCGCGCCTGGCTGGTGCTGTCGTTCCACCACATCATTCTCGATGGCTGGAGCCTGCTCATTCTCTGGAACGAGGCGGCGGCGTTCTACGCGGCCGAGCTCGCCGGCACGTCGGCGCAGCTGCCGCCGGCGGCGGACGAAGGTGCGGTCGCCGAGTGGTTGCACCGTCGATCGGACGCCGACAGCGAGCGCTTCTGGCGGTCGCGCCTGGCCGGCTTCGCGGAGCCGACGCCGATTGCGAGCGCCGCGAGTCCGGCCGCGGACGAACCGGCGGAGATCGAGCACGTCATGGCTGCGGCCGCGGGCGCGGCCATCACCGCCGCGGCTCACGCCTGCCGCGTGTCTCCCGCGATCGTGTTCGAGGTGCTGTGGGCGCTCCTCCTCGCCGGCCGCACGCGGCGCACCGACGTGGCGTTTGCCGCGACCGTGTCGGGACGGCCGTCCGGCATTCCCGGCATCGAGCGCCTGGTCGGCTGTTTCATCAACACCGTGCCGATTCGGGCGCGGCTCGACGATGCCGGCACGCTCCGCGAGTGCCTCGCCCGTCATCAAGAGCAGCGTGCCGAGCAGGCCGAGTACGAATACTGCTCGGCGGGGCAGATTCACCAGTGGTCCGAACTGCGGCCCGGCGAGCCGATTTGCCGGAGCCTGCTGGTCTACGAGAACCTGCGCGGGGCGGGCGCTGAGGCCGCCGCCGAGCCCTCGGTGTCGGAGGCGGGCCGCCGCGTGCGAGGGGCGCGAACCGGGTATCCGGTGACGCTGCTCATCAGTCCCGGTCCGGCGCCGCACCTGCGGGTGGTCTACCAGCCTGGATCGATCTCGACGCCGGCCGCGCGCGATCTCATGGAGGGGCTGGAGCGGCTGGCGCTGCGGTTGCCCGATCACCTCGACGATGGCATCCGCGAATGGCGCGAGAGCGTCGCGTTTGTTCCTCCGTCCGAATTGACGGCCGCCCCGTCCGCGCGCCCGCCGTTCGTCGCGCCGCGGACGCGGCTCGAGCACGAGCTCGCCACGATCTGGGAGGGGCTGTTCAAGGTCGCTCCCATCGGCGTGCTGGACGACTTCTTCTCGCTCGGTGGGCACTCGCTGCTCGTCCTGCAAATGGCGGCACGGCTGCGATCGGCGATCGGCGCCGAACTGCCGTTACACGTTCTCGTCTCTGAAACCACGATCGAGAAGCTCGCGCGCGCCTGCGCCGTCGAGGTGAATGAGCACGCCGCGCTGATCCCGCTGTCGGCCGAGGGCGACGGCCTCCCGATTTACTGCCCGCATCCGCTCGGCGGCCACGTCCTCTGTTACGGCGCGCTCGGCCGCAGGCTGGTGGGGCGGCATCGCGCGTGGGGCCTGCAAGCAAAGGGACTGGCAGGCGGCGAATCCCCGGCGGCCAGTTGGGAAGAGCTGATCGCGCATCACTGGGCCCTGCTGACAGAGGCGCGGGCGAGCGCGTCATCCACCCGGCATCCGCTCGACGGCGTGGCGCTACTCGGCTACTCGTACGGCGGCTACATTGCGATGGAGCTGGCCGCCCGGGCGCGGCGTGAGGGGGCGACCCGCGTTCCGGTCCTGTTGCTCGACGTGCCGCACCCGTCGGTCATCCCAATCGAGCATCGCCTCCCCGACGCCGCCACCCTGTTGCACGCTCTTTGCGGACATGCGCTCGGCCTCGATCTGGATCAGATGCGCCGCCTGCCGGCCGATGGCCTCACCCGTCACGTGTATGACGCCGCCGTGACGCAGCACCTGATTCCGCGCGACACCCCGTTCGAGCAGGTTGAGCGGGTGCTGAACGTGGCCCGGGCGCATTCCCAACTGCAGCCGCCCGTGACGGCCTATGACTTCCCGGTTGTCCTGTTCAGGGCGCGGGAGGGTGCGGAGAGGATCTCGAGCCTGCCGGACCTGGGCTGGGCCGGGTATTCGGCCGGCGTGACGATTGAATGGGTCGCGGGCAGCCACGAAACGATGCTCGACCCGCCGTACGCCGGGAATCTGGCGGACTTAGTGGCAAAACACCTGACATGA